The Lates calcarifer isolate ASB-BC8 linkage group LG11, TLL_Latcal_v3, whole genome shotgun sequence genomic sequence gaaaaaggaaaacagacacactcatgAGCAAACCCCCCGCCCCAAATGATTTGGATACAAAATGTGTTTGGCAGCTCTAGTCCTGTAAAAACTTAAGTTAAAACCAGTTCAGGCTCAGAGAGATTACTTTGGATAGTCAGTGAGGAGACTTTGCTTTTGAAGGCTTGGTTTTAAAACGCTGACATGTCAGAGCCTTGCTCCAAATGACGATGTTTACAGTGCAGATAACCTTCCAGTATAAACAGCCGAGGTTTTCTCCTACAGAGGTGTGAGTGGTGGTGGTAAATGGGGGAGATGGGAAAGAGGTGACaagtgtggctgtgtgtgtgtggcggggGGATTATGGCGTGACTGGGTGGCcgtgggggtgggtgggtaaAATAACGGGGCTAGATGAGGAAGGGGACggtgtgtgtgacagttggTGCGCAGTGcagtggggggagggggaaacagacagagaagagatgGTGCTAATTTCTAAAGCCCGTTCTGTGCTGTTATCCCATTTTGCCTCAACAGTCGACTCGGCGGAGACTGGACCTACTGTAGGAATTCCTGAAGGAAAGAGAAGCAAGACGATAAAAGAATCTTGTAACTGCTTGGTTTATTTTCCTgaaaaatttatttaaaaaaaaaaaaaaactcatgtGCAGCGAGTGCAATATCAGATTTTGTAACATATGAATAATGTTACTTGAGGCATTAAATCTGACCCGGGGAGTGAGGGAATTACAGTGAAAGCTGTGAATAATTTCTTTCTGTGGTGTGTCATTGTAAGCCTACATGAGTCTGAACGAGTATCTTCTTTCAAAGAGCAAGAATGATGTAAAACTACCCCACTATTTTGCTCAGTGCTGATTTACAGCAGTTCACGAAGCAACTGAACTAACTCAGATTTTTTCTCAATACAATAATTAATTAGTTTGGAGGATCAAACTGCTTATTTTCCTCGGCAGTGAATCATCGCTGTGGCAGGTGCTGTTGActgtagctctgtttttgaTTAGAAACCAGCAGTCCACAGACGgtcacatgcaaacacagcGCTGATGCCAAAAttagatgaaaacaacaacaaaaaaaacatatggtGATAGTTTCCATGGTCACACAGGCTGAAATACTTCAAGAAGTGCACCAACTTTCTGTGACTGAtcaatgtaaaataattaagaAACACGACAGTTATTAAGTCACTAAATTTTGAGTGCACATCTGCTCACTGGTGACAAACAGAATGTATGAATCTATGACCTGGAGTGTGATAAAGTTGGGTTTTATGTCGCTCTTGTGTTGATTTGATGGGGTCGGAGAGACAGCATGAGCTCATTTTACGTGTCTCTGTGCGTaggtgtgtgcgcgtgtgtgtttaatgtctcAAGTTACCGTTGTGTTTGCGTAGTCTGAGTTGGCAGGGTTCTGTATAGCTGGGGGATCTTGCGGTTGATGAGAGGTCCCAGAGCTTCTTTCAGTTTATTGTAgttcctctccagctctctgtgGTACTCCTTCTGATCTGGTCCAATCAGTGCTTTATTCTTCCTCAGGGCATCCTCACACCTGCAAGAGAAAAGAGCAGGAGAAGACGTGGGGAGTTGcgatttgtttttattagttaCACAGCAGTCTGCGTCTGGGCTGTGGAGTGTGTCATCACCTCTTAGTGAAGTCTTTAAAGCAGAGGCGCAGTTTGTTGTGATGGCGGAACAGTTTTGGGTCATTAGGAATGTCGGAAAGAAAGACCTGCGCCACCTCGAGGGGGCCCTGTGAGGGAGAGAACCTGTTACATATCTGCTAAGGAATGTCAGCCATTACTTAAATCACTGACCCAGACTTTTAGCCCTGTTCTGATGGGATTAATATCCAGCAGGATGTAAGGGGGGGCAGTATCGTTGTGCAccctatgtttttttttttttcatatatataaaCAGACACCTGGTTGACAGTGGTGCCCACACAGCCCTGCAGCACCATCTGCAGCATCTTGGAGTCTGCAGGGTCTTGGTTTGTGGCGAAGGCGAGCTCCTgagtttttttctgcatgtccTCAATGGCCACCTCCATGGGGACTAGAATAATCTGGAgaacaaaagagagaataagagagagtCGTATCttctttttattaatttatccTACACTGGTATGACAGCCGGATACCCACCTCCTCCTTGTGGATGACGTTGATGCGTGTCTTGATGTAAGGGAAGGCGTGAGATGTTGTCAGAATGGTTTTGCGTTTGTACTGCTCATGCAGGTCCCCGTGGGCTCGGCCATCCAGAGTGAAGGGGGTGCAAGTACATGAAGGTGCGCAGATTGTAGTTCTTGTCGAAGTAGGTGATTCTTTCCTTTAGCTCGTATGTGTCAAAGTACGGCTCGACGTAGGTGATCTGGAGGTAGGCCTTAAACAAGTACAAACACATATCAGTACAAATATAACTTTTGCAATATCTGTAGTGTTATATTATGAGTCACATACACATATCATGTTACCTTGTTGGGATccagtttgtttttgtacacTGGGTTGGAGTCCTTGATAATTTCGACAACCTCATCCCCAAACCTCTCTGAGTAGAACTCCTGAGCACCAAACACATTCATCTTTAGACTTTATGTTTTTCATAAATCTCTGATAAAACCGTTATTAGTATCACAATGAGTTAACGTGCCTCAAGTCTGTGGGAGATCTCTGCTAATTTGGTGATCGATGGCTCCTTGTAGACGAAACTGTTGTTCATCCAGGTCTCCAAACCGACAGCCATAGAAACCAACCCGAAAGTAGGTCCCAAACATTCTCTAAAACACTAAAGCAGGGATGAAAATTTGAGATGATTAAAAAACGCAGAGGCTCAGGGAACTAAAATCAGCATGAGGCAGtcaacaagacaaaaaataaagaaatgttaatgtaatgcaGCTGAAAATCTTTTGATTTGTACTGTTCAGGGAGGTTGTGgaattttagaaaaaaaaatttacaacttgttgcttgtttttcacagatgaaaatgttaaaatgactgGTTTAGTAATACAATTTGACCACAGTGGTACAATGGCAAAAAGGAATGGAAACTGTTTTGTAACAGCGGTTCAACTCAACTATGTCAAAGTGTGAAAGTAGGTTTTGTATCACTCACCAGAAACATGTCATCACACAGGAGGGGAGACGAAAACAAGCGgtgaggaaagaaggaaaacattgtaaacacaaaataaagggAATCACTGAATCAGTTTTACCTTAATATTATATACTCAATATAACATCTGAGCTTCTTACCTCCCATCCTGAACTCTGGAAAcgtgaaaagaaagaaagaaattaggATAAAGTTCATTTTCTTGTCAACACTAGCAGCTCAGTTAATTGCTGAGGATTTCAAGATCAAGCTGTTAACTCACTTGGTTGTAGACTTTGTTGAAGGCATCCTGCAGTTTTCCATGGACAGTCGCCAGCTTTTTGAAGTCTCTGTTGGCTTCATGGATGGGCAGCAGAATCTTGTAGACTTCATTTATGGCCTCGTACATGGCTGCCTGGGGTTACATAACACAACGGAAAGCCAGTTCTACACATACCGCTCGATCACAAAACACTCTCTCAGCCATGTCAGTGCTGTAACCTTGTGCCGTGTTAACATGCAGCCTGTCACTATGTGGTCGGAGAATGTGAGTCGTACCATGTTAAAAGAGGCAGCTGCTTGCTCCAGGAGGCCCACCAGGCCAGACTCGCTGAAGTACTTCCCAGCACaaatcccctcctcctctggagACAGGACATCATCGGACACTGCGGACTCCTCCAGGACATTGGAAGAAATAttctgagggaaaaaaggagaagtcAGAATAAACATATAATTGTTATATTTGCTCACGAGATTTGGTACAACCTCTGTGGCTTTGCCATACTGCTGCCCGTGTGTTGTTTATAGTGGAATGAATCACCAAATTAAACAGCACGCACTGACCTGAAATGTGACACAACCAATTGGCAGGTAGCGACAGTCCTCCAGCATGTTGAGGTATTCTGCCACCAGTGCGGCGCTGTGGACCAGACAGTGGGCAGCCTCGGCATGGTTCCCTCTCTCAGAGTGTTTTCCTGCCATGTTCTGGAGCCACGTAAGACGCAGATCTGGTGAGTTCTGGTAGCCCTTAGCAATCCTGtagttaaaaaaagagagaatatttttgtttttttgtcatgacACTCTTTATATGCCAGTCTTACTGATGGGCATCCCAGTTACCTGTACATTAAGTCAATGAGCATCTCTGGATCCTGCTGATGCTCTTTCATCTTCACAGTGTCAGTAAGAATCATGTGCAGGTTGAACACCAGATCCTGGACCTGCAGTTTCAAAAGTGCAGCACCGGCACATTAGTAAAGTCAGTTCCACATCTGAATGTAGTACAGAGAGATGGCTGTTACGTGCCTGCTCTGGGAAGGGAGTGTCACGCAGCTCCAAGTCCTCTTCAGCATATGTTAGGATCGTCTTGAGTGACCGGCGAAGATGCTCCTCGTTGAAGTTCTGCGACGTTCCCACCAGCGAAGACAGAGACATAGTAACCTGCATCTTTACTCGTGCAAAGTTCTGGTCCAAGGAAAGAAACAGGAGAGGTTGTGGCTCACAACATTATGAGAAAATCCATTCCACAAACATGCAAGAACACGGTCCAAACTTACATTTCCTATCTCAAAGTTCTGCCTCATGAGCAGgtaaagagaggcagaggcGTGACTTCTGACAGAgccaacactgctgctgcagtggcgAAGGAGACGAAGGCACAAGTCCGCACAAAGCTCAGTGTCCTCTTCAAACAGCATCTCTGGGAActacacaaaaaaaacacactctctcatgTTATATTCTCTTCTCAAAAATATATTAAGCATTTActattttctgtaaaattacatttttttacacaATGAGGCAGCGGCAAAAACAAGATACACATGAAATCcttttgattttgtttcatAACAGTGGAAACATGAGTCAGAGGGTCAAAGTATGACAAAGTGATTCCAaggtttttttggtttaattgtttgtttaataaagGATAGTGAAGCAACAGTAAACTTGAATGGAGACACATGGCACTCAAACTGTACTTGCCTTAAAAACCAGAGCCCTCTGTGTAGTGAAGCAGTGCTGCAGAAAGAGGGCGCTCTGGTTGCCTGCCATACTGTGGAGAAGCACTCGCAGCACCCCGCCTAAAACACTTTCCTTCAGCTCTGACGCCACCACCGTCTGAAAGAAGacaaggggggaaaaaaattacagtAAGAGAGCGCTGCATAAAATCTGTGTCCACAGCTGGCAAAAGGAACTGCATTTAGAatagtgatgtttttttccattgttttacCATGACTATAATCTCCAGTGTGTCTAGTACTATTAGAGAGGCCTCGGTAGCTAGGTTTCCATCCACCACAGACTCCTGCTCCACCTCAGCTTTAGTCCTGTGAGAGATGTCATTTTACAGTCATCAGAATTATATATCACACTtaagaataaatgaatattaaacaaatacatgtaaataaTTTAAACTCTAATCTAGAGATCTGTCTGAATGTTATATATTATCAGGTAAGACATTTACTGCTTTAATTGTTATTGATGTAACTAATCTAAATCACATACTTATcaactctgtctgtgttttgtctccagTGAGAGACGTTCTTTCTCCACCTAACGTTCTCTTGGCTGCCATAGGGACTCCTCTCTGGAAGAGTAAACAAATTACAATTTCCATGAGCAGAGGCGAATAAACacctcaaacaaaaacagctactaacacacacacacacacacacacacattactgtgcTCTCATGCAAAGTACCTCTGCAGCGGCGGACCATCTCCTGACGAGCTCCGATGGTGCCCAGTATGGCCTCCTCTAGTCGGGCCTTCATGTCCTGagactttttaaatgttagGCTGTTGATCCTCTCCAGAGCTTTCTTCCCCTACAACAACCGGCAGACATCACAGGTTAGGGACAAATTCAATAAAAATCTCCAGtacacagtaaaagaaaagtaCTACAGCAGTGATACAGTACTGATAATCTGATAATTAAGACAGTAAACTTTCTTGACACAACTACTGATATATCTGTAATAATGCGCTGTTGCTCTGGCAGGTCCAAATTAAACACTGGAATGTTGTTTTTGACCCCTACTGTGTGTATCAGTGATGAAAGAGACTCATAGTATTGGCAGTGCGTGGTTATTTTACCTTGTATTCAAAGCAGGAGACACAGAGATGCAGCAGATCCAGCAGGCGGTTGATTTGCAACACAGACAAATCAGACACCCAGCGCTCCAGGAGAGCTGCATCTGCATTCTTCAGAACCCACAGGAAACACACCAGCAGAGTCCTGCTGCACTCGGCGGACAGAGAGCTGGACTGGCGCCCGGCCTGATGAAGACAAACATAAAAAGTCAGTGCCAGTCTTTAAATCTGCTTCAGTACAAAATGGCTGTTTAAGGAAATTTATAAAGGAAATGGACAGAGAGCCACCTAGAGGCTAAGGTTAGCAGTTGTACTTCAAGAGCAACATGGGAAGAATACAAATGCTCTTtgaatgagtgtttgtgtgaagttGTTACAGAGAGGCCAGAGCAATCGTCTGtcaaactgaagcagcagcCTCCCACACAGAGGCCAATCTGTGACCTGTCAGTCTGCAGGGCCCGGGGGAACAACCTGACCCCTGCCGCTATCACTCACCACTGTAGGCAGCGCAAATGCGTTGGCTTTGGCATGCGGCAAAGGGGAGCCGGCAatcgccatggcaacagacTGACTGATAGTGTTGCTACTGTCTGGGTCAGCATCGTCGGCGTGGGCTGAGGCATGGCGGACCCGAACAGGCGAGGAGTCtacaaagaaacaagaaaagcaCTCTCAGGTGCAATAAcactggaaataaaacacaaggaTCTCGAGGAGCTGGATAATAATATCAGTAGATAGTACTGCATGCATGTTCTGCTGACCGGAGAAGTCGTGGAGCTGATGCAACGACTCCATGACGATGGGGATGAGGGGCAGGTAGAGCTGAGCAACGTGGGCTCTGACCTGAGGCTCACTGTAGCGAGGGTCTGCATCATGGCTGCAGAGCAGGGAGTGAACAGCACTAATGGCCTTTTTATGAAGGAAGAAAACCCTGTGGGAGAAAaaatcagtgtgtttcagacTGTATTAAAGAAGGAAACTCTAATAATCTAAAAGTAAAATCTGTATATATGCAACTATTAACAACCCACCCTTCTCCATCAGGATCAAGAATGAGAGAGAGCTCAGAAAGCAGCAGGCCAGACAGGAAGTGCTGCTGGCGAAAAGGGACGGAGAGCTCAAACATGGTGGCCACACCTTGGTCTTGCACCATACTGGAAAAAGCTGAACTCTACGGATAGTGAGCATAGGGATAAAAGAATAAGAAGGCAGCACAAGCAGATTTAAATctgttaaattacatttttgtgctTCACTTGATGAGTTTTCCCAAAATAACCTACAGAAACAGCAGGACAAATATGCTGTGCAGTAATTAATAAGCAAATGCTGAATTGCATTTTCCAGTTACCTgtgaggtggtggaggaggttgagggggagggggaggctgGGGGGCTGAGAGTTGAGCACGGCAGGTTGAGGATGACATAGTGCTCGTGGCTGCAGACAATACGGGTGAAGTCCATCCTCAGTGCATTCAGAGAGCTGGGATTCTGCGCTGTGTGGAGCTTGTTGGCGATCTGTTTAGCATACAGTGTTGGTTTAAAATATATGTGGGAGCACTGGGATGTTAAGCGGGGGGGGGGCAATAATCACCTGTTTGTAGTAGGAACGGATGAGATTGAAAACAAAGCCCCGGTCCATGAGAGACAGCAGGTCATTCAGGAAGAAGGCCAGACTGCTGTTTAACCTCTCCACAAGCTCCACATCCTGAGACAGGACGAAGATATTAATGTGGGAGAAGGTGGATATaattagataaaagaaaaaatatgataCTGTACTGGTCAAGCACTGAGTAAGAGATAAGGTAACTTATCTATTtaagaaaaactttaaaacaccATCATCTTTTATTGGTCAGTACTAACctcattttaaagacaaatggACTCCCACCAGCTTTGTGGGCTCTTTACCTTGTGGTAGCGGCTGGCAATGTCTGCACTGATGGCACACACAAGCGCAGCGATGTCGTCCACAAAGCGGTCTGGGAAACGCTGACGCCTGGGAACGTCCAATTTCGAGGTAAGGAATAAATGATGGGCCATGCTCTTTGTCTGAAGGAGAGggcaaataaatgaaaatggtgGTGATTTGCAGGATTCTGGTTAAAACTGTTTAGACTTATTTAGACTGTTTATAGTGTGTTGTAAAATAACTGTGGGCGTACTGACCATAAGCTGGAAGAAAAACCAAGACTGCTGCAGCGCTGCTTCCCTCACTGTGCTGGTGCTCACCACCCACTGTAATGCCAGCTCCTCATGGAGTAGCTATACATGAACCAACACAGACCAGGTTTTAGCTTACACAAGGAAGCAATTTCAGAAGCCAGATGAGCTATTAAGATTAAAACTGTGTGCGCTTGTTGTTGTAAAGAGCAAGCCGTGAACTGTAACTGTGGTTTATAAAGATACTTGTGCAATGGTCTGAGTTACTCAGGCCCTAgatacaaactgaaataaaatcagcttatcaaaaaataaaaagcgcAACAATTAATTTAACACATTAATCAGCACCTCAGATTTCCACAGATTTAATCCTGAAATCttgagaaaaatacagacaatTAACTATTCAATTTATCAAGCAAATTTTAAACTACTCACAGACACAACTGTTAAAATGTTATGAATGTTGATTGTGTGTTGATAATGACAGTTCATGAATGTTAGGACATCGAAATGTGTTAGTTTGTCATGGTGACTGCCGGTTTTACAGTTTGTTATAGTAGATGCCAGTTTTACCTTCTTGGTAATCTGCCTTGTGGGAACTGAAAACAAGGCCACGCTGTCCAGAAAGGCAGACATGCGATTGCAGCTGCGGTCGTTTGCCTGACATGGAGTGATGGTGAGGTGAGCACAACACAGAGATGAGGAACAAAGTGATGtgaaaatggatgaatggaaaTGGCATGGGTGGCCAAGAGAACTCTCTATGAACTCTGAGGAGTGCAAGGCTGGTACGAAATCTGACGAGCCCCAGGCAGAGATTGTGtcattcagacaaaacagagatgGGCTGTTAAGCGGCGGTGAGGAGATGGATTGTAAAGGACAGACAGCGTGTAGTCATGGGTGAAAAGGTGTGACAGGTTGGACATGGCTAGCAGAGTGACAGGCGGAAaggcacacacatatacaaccCCTGAGAACTGAGGTAGGAGTTGAACCTTGAGAGTTGATCAGAGATGGTTCaggatggaggtggaggtgatgaaggtgaaggtgaggaggaggaggaggaggaggaggagggatttgGCACCTGCTTGAGCTCACAGCTGGAGTTTGGGTTCCGGCGTAGCACAGATCTGGAGCCCCCAGGGGCATAAGCAGAGTTTACCCAGGAGTGGGAGCGGTCAATGCCCTGCCATAAGCCACcggagacacacacaaaacacagacacacgcacaaacacacatagagCGGCAAGAGGCAAGGGGTACAGTGAGTAAAGAAGGATAATTACCATACAAGAGATTATATGAGGGAGAAATTTTGGAAGAAACAGAATTAGGGGATGAGAAAAGtgaagctaaaaacaaaaaataaagaaggagaggggaaaacaaaGGACAGACTGGAGGTACTGTATGAATCACAAGGGACAGCAGCACAAAGCATAATTGCATCTTTGACCTAAGCAGAACCATTAACTGTTGGCACAGAGTTCTCAGTCAACCTCAGACTATTGAATCTGCTGTAAAGAGACGAGACCAGGGAGGGCAGCAGTATCATTACAACAAAATTAGAAATTGATATTGGATAAACAGAGGTTGGGAATATGGCACAAGGGGaagtataaaaacataaaaacacagacttttgTGCTGCTTTGTTTATGTACTAGGCAGATTAGTCACAATCCCCATCACAAACATCAGTATTCATTACTTAACTAAAAGACCTTTTATTACCACACAAAGTAACATTTTGCAAGTTAAATTAATGTGCAAATAAGAACAAAAGTTAGAGCCATAGATTGGTGCAGGTTTCTCACAAAACATAAGATGACAAAGAAATTTCATAATTTTGCAGCATGTGAGAGTTTTCATGACCTTTGAAAGGTCTTAAGGGCTTCTCTAGAACTTGCATACACACCAACTACAATAACAGCTGTAAAGCTCTAATACATGTGACAAACTTCCAGATGAGCACAACTCACCTTGCTCCCTATGATCCTTTGCACTTCCTCAT encodes the following:
- the LOC108902958 gene encoding LOW QUALITY PROTEIN: dedicator of cytokinesis protein 7-like (The sequence of the model RefSeq protein was modified relative to this genomic sequence to represent the inferred CDS: deleted 2 bases in 2 codons), encoding MTSTASERRAFAHKINRTVAAEVRKQVSRDYGSPQLSKKRGGAHHPLPLTEVVDPVDFEEYVSSHAPGVEPGPLRQLTEFPQDDLELLHLDKECTTLEPPLPEEDSLDPRVRDALAVYTDDWLVIQRKYQRYSTMYTPHNSERQRERQKGLVKQTFELDEAAAAERQDDQDDAKRRSVSLDETPRGSWASSIFDLKNSSPDALLPSVLERAAAEDMDRRNTEARLQGRHSDLLGLYPPPDEDEAVERCSVPEVPKEHCGQRIMVKCLSLKFEIEIEPIFGTLALYDVKEKKKISENFYFDLNSDQMKGLLKPHTPHIAISTLARSAIFSITYPSADIFLVIKLEKVLQQGDIGECCEPYMVMKESDSTKHKEKLEKLRLQAEQSCSRLGRFRMPFAWTAIHLLNIVSSVGGLDRSDPDSDSERKGHGTWNERKKKGFERMSVGDDMCNFATFRPATLTVTNFFKQEGDRLSDEDLYKYLADMRRPSSVLRRLRPVTAQLKIDISPAPDSPHYCLSPELLHVKPYPDLRVRPTKEVQEFPARYVYTPHTTYRNLLYVYPQSLNFTSRQGSVRNIAVKVQFMAGEDPSQALPVIFGKSSCAEFIKEAYTPVIYHNKSPEFYEEMKMKIPANLTDNHHLLFTFYHISCQPKQNTPLETPVGYTWIPLMQHGRLRTGSFSLPVSVEKPPPSYSVLTPDVQLPGMKWVDNHKGVFNVEVTAASSVHTQDPHLDKFFTLVYVLEEYSFPFRLKDVIITEANMEGELKASMAALRGALLDTCVRFLHQLLNKLIQLIVYPPVIAGQIVNLGRAAFEAMALLVNQMHKNLEGNQDQHGRNNLLASYIHYCFRLPTAEPTIPPTAGTQSYEMPMQYATLSRATARPSSLLLSRSKSISNSNPDLASTPVSPDEEVQRIIGSKGIDRSHSWVNSAYAPGGSRSVLRRNPNSSCELKQANDRSCNRMSAFLDSVALFSVPTRQITKKLLHEELALQWVVSTSTVREAALQQSWFFFQLMTKSMAHHLFLTSKLDVPRRQRFPDRFVDDIAALVCAISADIASRYHKDVELVERLNSSLAFFLNDLLSLMDRGFVFNLIRSYYKQIANKLHTAQNPSSLNALRMDFTRIVCSHEHYVILNLPCSTLSPPASPSPSTSSTTSQSSAFSSMVQDQGVATMFELSVPFRQQHFLSGLLLSELSLILDPDGEGVFFLHKKAISAVHSLLCSHDADPRYSEPQVRAHVAQLYLPLIPIVMESLHQLHDFSDSSPVRVRHASAHADDADPDSSNTISQSVAMAIAGSPLPHAKANAFALPTVAGRQSSSLSAECSRTLLVCFLWVLKNADAALLERWVSDLSVLQINRLLDLLHLCVSCFEYKGKKALERINSLTFKKSQDMKARLEEAILGTIGARQEMVRRCRERSPYGSQENVRWRKNVSHWRQNTDRVDKTKAEVEQESVVDGNLATEASLIVLDTLEIIVMTVVASELKESVLGGVLRVLLHSMAGNQSALFLQHCFTTQRALVFKFPEMLFEEDTELCADLCLRLLRHCSSSVGSVRSHASASLYLLMRQNFEIGNNFARVKMQVTMSLSSLVGTSQNFNEEHLRRSLKTILTYAEEDLELRDTPFPEQVQDLVFNLHMILTDTVKMKEHQQDPEMLIDLMYRIAKGYQNSPDLRLTWLQNMAGKHSERGNHAEAAHCLVHSAALVAEYLNMLEDCRYLPIGCVTFQNISSNVLEESAVSDDVLSPEEEGICAGKYFSESGLVGLLEQAAASFNMAAMYEAINEVYKILLPIHEANRDFKKLATVHGKLQDAFNKVYNQSSGWERMFGTYFRVGFYGCRFGDLDEQQFVYKEPSITKLAEISHRLEEFYSERFGDEVVEIIKDSNPVYKNKLDPNKAYLQITYVEPYFDTYELKERITYFDKNYNLRTFMYCTPFTLDGRAHGDLHEQYKRKTILTTSHAFPYIKTRINVIHKEEIILVPMEVAIEDMQKKTQELAFATNQDPADSKMLQMVLQGCVGTTVNQGPLEVAQVFLSDIPNDPKLFRHHNKLRLCFKDFTKRCEDALRKNKALIGPDQKEYHRELERNYNKLKEALGPLINRKIPQLYRTLPTQTTQTQRNSYSRSSLRRVDC